In the Clostridium beijerinckii genome, one interval contains:
- a CDS encoding galactose ABC transporter substrate-binding protein — MKRFKSLLTIVMSAAIVATMAGCGANKSASSGGDAQTSTKSSNTLIGSAIYKFDDTFMTGVRTAMEGEAKEKGSTIELVDSQNKQPTQNEQVDTFITKGVNALAINPVDRTAAGPIIEKAKAKKLPIVFLNREPEKADMDSYDKVWYVGAHAEQSGTLSGQLIADYFKAHPEADKNHDGVVQYVMLQGEPGHQDATLRTEYSIKAIEAAGLKTQKLAADTAMWDKAKATDLMKAFMTGQGVDKIEAVLCNNDDMALGAVEALKAEGYNKGDASKYIPVVGVDATAPALQAMKEGSLLGTVLNDAQNQGKATVNIALAAAQGKEINKENVGFDVTDGKYVWIDYVKVTQDNYKDYLK; from the coding sequence ATGAAAAGGTTTAAGAGTCTATTAACAATTGTAATGTCAGCAGCTATAGTTGCAACAATGGCAGGATGTGGAGCAAATAAGAGTGCAAGTTCTGGAGGGGATGCACAAACAAGTACTAAATCTTCAAATACTTTAATTGGTTCTGCAATATATAAATTTGATGATACTTTCATGACAGGAGTTCGTACTGCTATGGAAGGTGAAGCTAAGGAAAAAGGATCAACTATTGAACTAGTGGATTCACAAAATAAACAACCTACTCAAAATGAGCAAGTTGATACATTTATTACAAAAGGTGTAAACGCTTTAGCAATAAATCCAGTTGATAGAACTGCAGCAGGTCCTATCATTGAAAAAGCAAAAGCTAAGAAACTTCCAATCGTATTTTTAAATCGTGAGCCAGAAAAAGCAGATATGGATAGCTATGATAAGGTTTGGTATGTAGGTGCACATGCAGAACAATCAGGAACTTTATCAGGTCAACTTATAGCTGACTACTTCAAAGCACATCCAGAAGCAGACAAAAATCATGATGGAGTGGTACAATACGTAATGCTTCAAGGAGAACCAGGACATCAAGATGCTACTCTTCGTACAGAATATTCTATAAAAGCTATTGAAGCTGCAGGATTAAAAACTCAAAAACTTGCTGCTGATACAGCAATGTGGGACAAGGCAAAAGCTACTGACCTTATGAAAGCATTTATGACAGGTCAAGGTGTTGATAAGATAGAAGCAGTTCTTTGTAACAATGATGATATGGCTCTTGGTGCAGTAGAAGCATTAAAAGCTGAAGGATATAACAAAGGTGATGCATCTAAATATATTCCAGTAGTTGGAGTTGATGCAACAGCACCAGCATTACAAGCTATGAAAGAAGGATCACTTCTTGGAACAGTTCTAAATGATGCACAAAACCAAGGTAAGGCTACAGTTAATATAGCTTTAGCAGCTGCTCAAGGTAAAGAAATTAATAAAGAAAATGTTGGATTTGATGTAACTGATGGAAAATATGTATGGATTGACTATGTAAAAGTTACTCAAGATAACTACAAGGATTATTTAAAATAA